GGGACCGGCGTCGCGCTCGAGCAGGCCGCGCGCCGCCCCTCCGGCGAGCACGCGCAGTGCAAGAGCAAGTTCGGCGTCCTCGAGCTGCACGGCGGCGCGTGGGAGTGGACGTCGAGCGGGTGGGGCCGCGCGTCGAAGGACGCGGCGCAGGGCGTGCTCCGCGGCGGCAACTCCACCGCCGGCGAGCTGGTGGGGCGCTGCGCGAACGCGATCGCGCGCGACCCGGCGAAGAAGGCGCCGACGATGGGCTTCCGCTGCTGCGCCGGCCCGAAGAGCATGGCCGAGGTGCACCTCGAGCTCCAAGGCACCCCCGGCTTCGGGATGGTGCCGTCGTCGACGCTCGGTCACGTCGCGTCGGTCGCGCTCTCCGACGCGATCGGCTGCGCCGCCGCCGACGTCCCGAGCGACAAGGCGCACGGCTGGCAGTGGGTGCCGGTGCCGAACGAGGACCTCCGCGTCTTCGTCGGCTGCGCCAACCCGACGTCGTCCACCGGCGCGGGGTGCGGCGTCGGCATCACGCGCGGCGACATGCTCCTCGCGAAGGTCGCGACCGGCACCACGATGCCGGAGGTCGCGCGCAACGGCACGCCGCGCCACCTCCGCGTCCGCGGCGTCGACGCGCGCGGCACCTTCAGCCGCGAGATCACCTACGTCTACGGCCGCATCGAGATCACGGAGCCGAAGCGCCCCTGACCCCGGCGATTTCGAGCGGCGCGCGGCCGCTCGGGCCGGCGACGACGATCTCGAGCTTCCGGTCCTCCGTGCCCTGGAGGTACGTGACGCGCACGGCGTGCAGACCGGCCGCGAGCGCGATCTCGCCGTCGGCCTCGCGCGGCCACGGGTCGGTGTCGACCTCCGCGACGAGCTCGCCGTCGACCTCGATCCGCGCGGCGTCGTCGCCGACGATCTCGAAGCGATGGATCCCCGTCTCGGCGATCTTCACCACCGCGTCGAAGACGAGCGCGAAGTGATCGCGCTTCATGCGGCCGCCGAGCGCGCGCGCCGCGGCCTCGAGCGAGACGCCGTCGGTCTCGACCTCGGCGAGCGGGCTCGCGATCTCGGCGAGCTTCGCGAACCGGCCCTCGTAGTAGCGAACGCGCGGCGCGCTCGCCGTCGCGACGGCGGGCCGCGGCGTCTCCTTCACGAAGAGGGCGCGCACCGGCTTGCTCGCGCGGCCGCTCGGGAGGAAGAGCGCCGTCGTCAACGTCGTCGTGTCGATGATCGAGAGCGGATCGCGATAGCGCGGCGAGGCGGGCGTCGGGATCGAGCCATCACGCGTGTAGCGGACGACGCCGTCCGGATAGAAGAGCGGCGTCTCGAGGACGACCTTCCGCACGTCGAGGACCACGCTCCGCGGGCGCGTGCCCCCCGGCGGCTCGACGAAGTAGCGGACGCCGGACGCGTCGAGCATCGGACGCTGGAGGCGCGATCGCGTGATGAGCTCGTGCGCGGGGCGCCTCCCGGTCCATAGCGTCTCCGCGTGCACCGCCATGCGCGGGAGCACCAGCGTGTCGATGTCCTCCTGCGTCGTGACGTACTCCGTCCAGAGCGCGGCCTCGCCGCCGAGCACGTGGGGCGCGGGCTCGACGTCGAAGCCGTGCACGAGCGGCCAGGAGAGGTGACCGAGGTGGCCCGGCTCGAGCTCGCGCCGCCCCGACTGGCGGAAGTTGAAGTAGAGCGCCTGGTACGGCGCGAAGACGGTGTCGAAGCCGCGCTGCACCGCGAGCTCTCCGCGCTCCTTCGACTGCCACGCCACGACGACGGGTGGGTTCCTCGCCGGACCGTTCGGGAGCGCCTCGTCCCACACCATCGGCCGCCGCTTCGACGCGGCGAGCATGTCGAAGACGCGCTGCATGAAGACGTGCTCGAGCCCGATCGCGTCGACGTTCGCCGCCTTCATCGCGGCGCGGCACTTCGGGCACGCCTCCCAGCGCGTGGGCGGGACCTCGTCGCCGCCGACGTGGATGAGACGCGACGGGAAGGCCGCGACGACGTCGCGCAGCATCTCCTCCACGAGCGTGTACGAGCCTTCGTTCCCGGCGCAGAGCACGTCGTCGAAGACGCCCCACGTCCGCGGCGTCTCCTGCTTCTCGCCGGTGCACGACAGCTCGGGGTGCGCGGCGAGGACCGACCGCGTGTGCCCCGGCATCTCGATCTCGGGGATCACCGTGACGCCGCGCGCGCGCGCGTGCTCGACGACGGCCTCCACGTCGGCGGCGGAGTACGCGCCGTCGGCGGACTTGAGCTCGGGGTGGCTCGGGAGATCGAGGCGGAAGCCCTGGTCGTCGGTGAGGTGCCAGTGGAAGACGTTGAGCTTGTAGAATGCAAGCATGTCGACGTAGCGCTCGACGACGGCGCGATCGAAGAAGTGGCGCGCGACGTCGAGGTGCATCCCGCGGAACGCGTGGCGCGGCTCGTCCTCGATCCGGACGCACGGCAAGGTCCAGCGATCGCCCGGCCCGAGCGGCGGCGTCGGCATGCCGATCCTCCGCGCGCCCGCGAGCTGGGCGATCGTCTGCGCGCCGTAGAAGAGGCCGCCGCGCCCGCGCGCGGACACGGTCGGCTTTCGGCCGGGGCCGATCTCGAGCACGTAGCTCTGCTCGTCGATCGGCAGCGGGCCCTCGGCCGGATCGTGGACGACGCCGCCGGTGTATACGAGGTCGATGTCGGCCGCGCCCCCGCCGACGGCGCTCTCCGGCAAGCCGAGCCAGCGCGCGAGCTGCGACGCGACCTCGCGTGGCCCGCCGATCCGCGTGTGCGCGTCGATGACGAACGGCTCGCCGCATCGCGCGTAGTCCCTCCGCGCGCGCGGCAGGAGCGGAAGCTCGAGCGACGGCTCCTCGATCGCCGGCCGCGGCGTCGCCGACGGCGTGTGCCCGCACGCGATCGCGAGCGTGATGCCCGCGAGCAAGGCAAGACGCAGATGTCTCGGCACACGCGGATGTTACCCGAGCCGCGCGCCGGGATTTCCCATCGATCGCGAGTGCGACTATCGTGGCTCACGTCAGGGGAGCTTTCCATGAACCGTCTGCTTTCGTTGTTCGTCGCTGCGCCGATCGCGCTCGCCACCCTCGTCGGCTGCCCCGGCGATCCCGAGACCCACGAGCCGCTCACGCCGAGCAACCTGAGCGCGCCGCTCTCGGGCGAGGGCTTCCAGTTCCGGACGCCGCTCTTCCAGGTCGGCCCCGGCGAGGAGGTGCAGGACTGCTACTTCTACAAGGTCCGCGACCTCGCGCGGAGCGGCGGCCTCGACGAGAACCAGCCGGTGAACCTCCACCGCGTCCAGATGGTGCAGCGCGACGGCTCGCACCACATGAACCTGTTCCGCGTCCGCAGCATCGTCGGGCTCGATCCGAACGCCGGGACGTTCCACCACGGCATCAACGGGCAGGGCGAGTGCTTCAAGAGCCCCAACTGGGCGGACTGGCCGCTCGTCGCGAACACGCAGCAGGACGGCGAGGTCGACTGGACCTTCCCCGAGGGCGTCGCGAACGTCTTCGAGCCCGACGAGTGGATCATGCTCCAGACCCACTACGTCAACGCCGGCTCGCAGAAGACGCCCGACGCCGCCGAGGTCGCGGTGAACTTCCATACGATCCCGGCGGACAAGGTCGTCCACCAGATGGGCACGCTCTTCGCGACGAAGCAGTCGATCCGCGTCTGCAAGAGCAACCCCACCCCCGAGTTCAGCGGCACCTGCCAGTTCAAGAACCCGAACCAACCGGTGCACGTCATCGGCGCGAACGGCCACTTCCACGGCCGCGGCCGGATCTTCGACATGTTCAGCTGGGACGGCGTCTCGATCCAGAAGCCGGGCGACGCCGATCGCTTCTACCGCTCCGAGACGTGGGACGATCCGCCGATGAAGCGCTCGCCGGAGCTCGACCTCGAGGTGAAGCCGGGCGGCGGCGTGTTCTACACCTGCGGCTTCCAGTGGCGCATGCCGCCGGAGGAGGCCGGCGGCTGCAAGACGCTCGACGACAAGGACAAGAGCGAGGACAAGGACTGCTGCTACACGTTCGGCCCGATCGTCGAGACGAACGAGCACTGCAACATCTTCGTCTACTACTGGCCGAAGCAGGAGACCGGCGACGTCTTCTGCAACTAGAGCCGCGCTCGGCCTCTCGTTCGTGACGGCTCCGCTCCTCACCGTCCTCGGCGGATGCCCGGGTGACGATCCTCCCGCCGTGCCCGCGCCGGTCGAGGCGGCGGCGGACGCGCCGCTCGCGAGCGTGTGCCCTACCGGCTACCTCGGCGATCCCGCGGCGGAGCCGATCCTCGAGCTCCGCGCGCTGCGCGCCGACGGGACCGACGTGCCGCTGAACGACGGCGACGACCTCGCGGTCCTCTTCCCGCCGCAGGGCGGCCGCGTCGCGTTCGTCGGCGTGCGCGTCCTCAACGTCGACGGGTGTGCGGCGCAGATCATCGGCGCGCTCCGCGATCCGGCGACGAAGCAGGTCCGGCTCGACGGCCGCACCGTGAACCTGCGGCGGCAGGACGACGGCTGGGGCGTCACCGGACGCGGGACCGCGACGAACATCGAAGATTCCGACGAAATCGGTGATTACTCCAACGTGCCGCTCTGCCCCAACCAGTGGGCCGATCGCGACGTCTTCGATCAGCCCTTCGAGCTCGAGCTCGTGCTCACCGATCGGCGGCAGAAGACGGCGTCGAAGAAGATCACGGTCGTCCCGCGCTGCGCCGAGCCGGGCGCGAAGGAGGTCGCGTGCAAGTGCCTCTGCCGGAGCGGCTACGTGCTCGGCGAGACGTGCGGCGAGGACGCGGGAGCGGAGGGCGGGACATGAACCGAAGCGCGCTCGCCTTCGTGCTCCTCTGCGTCGCCTGCGACGGCGACGATCCGCCGCGCCCCGCGACCGACGCGGGCGCCGACGTCGAGGCGGGGCCGGCCGCCGCGTGGAGGACCGTCCTCTCGGAGCTCGACGGCACGCTCCTCTCGGTGTGGGGCTCCTCCGAGCGCGACGTCTGGGCGGTCGGCGGTCCGCTCGGCAACGCCGGCTTCGAGTCGCTCGTCGTGCGGTTCGACGGCACGGTGTGGCGCCGCCTGAAGCCGGGGAAGAGCGAGTCGTTCTGGTGGGTGCACGGCACCGGCCCGAGCGACGTGTGGCTCGTCGGCGAGAAGGGCCGCGTTACGCACTGGGACGGGGCTGCGTTCACGGAGGTGCCCTCCGGCACGGACGCGACGCTCTTCGGGGTGTGGGCGGCCGCGCCGAACGACGTCTGGGCGGTGGGAGGGACGCCGGAGTCGGCGACGGGCGCGAACGACGTCGTGCTGCACTGGGACGGAGCGACGTGGAAGCTGGAGGCGCCGCCCGCGCAGAAAGTTGCATTCTACAAGGTGTGGGGCTCCAGCCCGTCGGATCTCTACGTCGTCGGCGAGGCCGGCGTGATCTGGCATCGCGTGCAAAATGCATGGAAACGCGAGGGGGAGGGTGTCGCGACGGGGCGGCTCACGACCGTGTTCGGCTGCTCCGCGACGGAGGTCTACGCCGTGGGCGGGCGCGATCTCCTCGTGTCGGACGGCGCGACGTGGAGGCGCGCGGAGATCGATCCGCTGCTCGTCCTGAACGACCTCAACGGCGTCTCGTGCGGTCGCGGCGGCGTCGTCGTGGTCGGCGGCGGGAGCTTGAAGCTGCGGCTCGTGACGAGGTCCGACGGAACAAGAGGATGGGAGACCGACTTCGGCAGCGAGCCGCTCGTCGATCTCCACGGCGCCTGGGCCGATCCGACGGGCGCCTTCTGGGGCGCCGGCGGCCAGTTCACGGCCGCGCCTCGCCCCAACACAAAGCGCCAGGGCGCGCTCGCACGCTACGCCCCCGACGCCATCTCACCCCTGCTCGTTCCGTGACCGAGACCCCCACGCCGCGATCGAGACTCTCTCGGGGGGTCCGGGGGCGTCGGAGCGCGCCCCGCGCGCGAAGAAACCCCCGGCGGGAGAGCTCGAGAGGGCAGAGCCCTCTCGAACAAGCCAGCCTCAGCCGGCGATCGCGCGGCGTTTGGTCGTCGTGCGACGGGTCGCGGTCGGTCCCGCGCCGCTGACGGGCGTGACGAGCGCTTCGAGGTCGATCGTCAGCGCGCCGCAGATGCGGTTCGCGACGAAGAGGGACGGTCCCAGCTCTCCGCGCTCGAGCCGCGCGATGTAGTTCGGAGACAAGCCTGCCTTCTCTGCGAGGAGCGCCTGGGTCCAGCCGTGCTCCTGACGGGACCGCCGAATCGCCTCGCCCACCGTGACGTTGAACGAGCGATGCTCGTCCTGTTCGTCGCCCGCAGCGCCGCCGGTTGCAGGGCGCTGGTCCGGATCGAATTTGGGCCTCCGCCCGCTCTCTTGTCCCACGCAACAACGCTAGCTCCATGCGCTCTCGTTCGCAGGTGAAAAGCTGTGTCGCTCGGGATGCGACAGAGGGGCCGCCGGTGCGTGCGGCGGCACGCGCTGCGGGGCGGATTCCTCGCATGACTCTGCGTGGTTCTGTACTCTCGTCGTGCGCGTGAACGTCGACGTCGGTCAGGTCATTGCCGGAAAGTACGAGCTCGTTCGCCTCCTTGGAAAGGGGGCGATGGGCGAAGTCTGGCTCGCCACGCACAACTCGCTCGGCGGCGAGTTCGCGATCAAGCTCGTCGAGCCGGCCG
This genomic stretch from Labilithrix sp. harbors:
- a CDS encoding helix-turn-helix transcriptional regulator translates to MGQESGRRPKFDPDQRPATGGAAGDEQDEHRSFNVTVGEAIRRSRQEHGWTQALLAEKAGLSPNYIARLERGELGPSLFVANRICGALTIDLEALVTPVSGAGPTATRRTTTKRRAIAG
- a CDS encoding family 20 glycosylhydrolase, whose amino-acid sequence is MPRHLRLALLAGITLAIACGHTPSATPRPAIEEPSLELPLLPRARRDYARCGEPFVIDAHTRIGGPREVASQLARWLGLPESAVGGGAADIDLVYTGGVVHDPAEGPLPIDEQSYVLEIGPGRKPTVSARGRGGLFYGAQTIAQLAGARRIGMPTPPLGPGDRWTLPCVRIEDEPRHAFRGMHLDVARHFFDRAVVERYVDMLAFYKLNVFHWHLTDDQGFRLDLPSHPELKSADGAYSAADVEAVVEHARARGVTVIPEIEMPGHTRSVLAAHPELSCTGEKQETPRTWGVFDDVLCAGNEGSYTLVEEMLRDVVAAFPSRLIHVGGDEVPPTRWEACPKCRAAMKAANVDAIGLEHVFMQRVFDMLAASKRRPMVWDEALPNGPARNPPVVVAWQSKERGELAVQRGFDTVFAPYQALYFNFRQSGRRELEPGHLGHLSWPLVHGFDVEPAPHVLGGEAALWTEYVTTQEDIDTLVLPRMAVHAETLWTGRRPAHELITRSRLQRPMLDASGVRYFVEPPGGTRPRSVVLDVRKVVLETPLFYPDGVVRYTRDGSIPTPASPRYRDPLSIIDTTTLTTALFLPSGRASKPVRALFVKETPRPAVATASAPRVRYYEGRFAKLAEIASPLAEVETDGVSLEAAARALGGRMKRDHFALVFDAVVKIAETGIHRFEIVGDDAARIEVDGELVAEVDTDPWPREADGEIALAAGLHAVRVTYLQGTEDRKLEIVVAGPSGRAPLEIAGVRGASAP
- a CDS encoding SUMF1/EgtB/PvdO family nonheme iron enzyme — its product is MRRARLIAIAIAIGGVACSTKPKTRAVAETEAGPRPEKTASWPLGSDLGAPRPGMAFIPAGTLHAGTHPDRAPRIADEEMAGVAVEMGGFYIDLLPWPNEPNAIPTTNVSRDEAEQLCVQKQKRLCTELEWERACKGPENTTYEYGDAYRREPCGTGVALEQAARRPSGEHAQCKSKFGVLELHGGAWEWTSSGWGRASKDAAQGVLRGGNSTAGELVGRCANAIARDPAKKAPTMGFRCCAGPKSMAEVHLELQGTPGFGMVPSSTLGHVASVALSDAIGCAAADVPSDKAHGWQWVPVPNEDLRVFVGCANPTSSTGAGCGVGITRGDMLLAKVATGTTMPEVARNGTPRHLRVRGVDARGTFSREITYVYGRIEITEPKRP